Part of the Thermodesulfobacteriota bacterium genome, TGGCCAGAAGGGCGTCGAGCCCGTTCAAGGGCGACGAGTCCACGGGAACGCCTATCACGGGCAGGGTCGTATAAGATGCGACCACCCCCGGTAGATGGGCGGCCCATCCGGCGCCCGCTATTATTACCTCGATTCCCCTTTTTTCGGCGCTTTCGACGTACCTTTTAACCCTGCCGGGCGTTCTGTGGGCCGAGGCCACCCTGAGCTCGTACTCTATTTCCAGCTCCTCGAGGGCTTTACAGGCGTCCTCCATGCTTCCCAGGTCCGAATCGCTGCCTACTATGATTCCAACTTTAGGCATAATTAAGCCGAAAACATATCCCG contains:
- the purE gene encoding 5-(carboxyamino)imidazole ribonucleotide mutase, whose protein sequence is MPKVGIIVGSDSDLGSMEDACKALEELEIEYELRVASAHRTPGRVKRYVESAEKRGIEVIIAGAGWAAHLPGVVASYTTLPVIGVPVDSSPLNGLDALLAIVQMPPGIPVASMAIGKGGARNAALYAGAILAVKYPEVNKRVKEARKRLARKVESAAKKHDR